Within the Mycobacterium gordonae genome, the region GGATCCCACGCTGGCTGAACTGTTCGCACAGATCGGTCTGCGCCCGGCCAGCTTCCAGGATGATCGATTCCAAGACGGCTTCGCGATGACGATGCCCGTCAGCCCGCAAGTGGTGAACACCTCGGGTGCACTGCAGGGCGGGCTGATCGCCACCCTGGCCGACGTGGCGGGCGGACAACTCGGTCTGCAGTACCTCCAACCGGGCACCGCCATGACGACCTCCGATCTCGTCATCCGGTATCTAAGGCCGATCAGGCAGGGCTCGGCGCTGGCCGTCCCGAAAGTCTTGCGGGCCGGCCGCCGGTCGCTGGTCATGCAGATCGATATCTACGGCGACAGCGGCACCGAGCTGGCGGCCACCGCGACAGTGAATTTCGCCATCATCGGCAACCCGGACCCCGACGGCCCCACCGAACCTTGACGCCCACCCCTTGCCCAGGGTGGTAACGTCATTACCACACGATGAGATCATGACTTTACAGGAGATCGCTATGCCGTCTCGCGAACTTTCCTTCCCTGTGTTCGACGCCGACAACCACATGTACGAGCCGCAGGAAGCGCTGACGAAATTCCTGCCGGACAACCGCAAGAGGGTCATCGACTACGTGCAAGTCCGCGGCCGTACCAAGATCGTGGTGCGCGGACACATCAGCGAGTACATCCCGAACCCGACCTTCGAGGTGGTGGCACGCCCCGGAGCGCAAGAGGACTACTTCCGCAACGGCGCACAGGGCAAGAGCTACCGCGAGATCCTCGGCGAGCCGATGAAGGCCATCCCCGCCTTCCGCGAACCGGGAGCGCGCCTGGAGGTCATGGACGAGCTGGGCATCGACTACGCCCTGATGTTCCCGACCCTGGCCAGCCTGGTCGAGGAGCGGATGAAGGACGACCCGGAGATGACCCACGACGTCATTCACGCGCTCAACCAGTGGATGTACGAGCAGTGGTCGTTCAACTATCAGGACCGCATCTTCGCCACCCCGGTGATCACCCTGCCGATCGTCGAGCGGGCGCTCGAGGAGCTCGAATGGTGTCTCGAACGGGGTGCCCGCACCGTGCTGGTCCGGCCCGCACCCGTACCCGGCTACAAGGGCAGCCGGTCGTTCGGACTCGAGGAGTTCGACCCGTTCTGGCAGGCCTGCGTCAAAGCCGAACTGCCGGTGTCGATGCACGCCTCGGACAGCGGTTACTCGGAGTTCGCGAACGTGTGGGAACCCGGCGATGAGTTCCTGCCGTTCAAGCCGACCCCCTTCCGCAGCTTCGCGATGGGGCATCGGCCGATCCTGGACGCGATGGGTGCGCTGGTGTGCCACGGCGCGCTGTCCCGCAACCCCGAGTTGCGGATCCTGTCGATCGAGAACGGCGCCGACTGGGTGCCGGACTTGTTCAAGGGCCTCAAGGGCGTCTACAAGAAGATGCCGCAGTCCTTCAGCGAAGACCCGGTGGAAGCCTTCAAACGCTGTGTCTACATCACCCCGTTCTGGGAGGACAGGTTCGCCGAGATCGTCAGGATGGTCGGAACCGACCGCGTGTTATTCGGCTCCGACTGGCCGCATCCCGAGGGGCTGAAGGACCCCATCTCCTTTGTGGACGAACTCACCGACTTCGACGAGGCCGACATCGCCAAGATCATGGGCGGCAACCTGATGAAGCTGATGAAAGTTTCGGCATCGGCCAGAAAGCCGGTGTCGGCCTGACTTTCGGCGTCGGGGCGTCGGCAATGACGGACACCGCCCGCCGGCGCTTTACCGATTCCGCAGTTTGGCCTAATCCGGCAACAGTTTCTGCTATACACAAGGCATCACTTTGTCTTCGGGCGCGCAGTGGACATTCCATCGGGGGGATTTTGCCGGCGCGGCTCTTTTTTGGGGGTGCACGATGAACCTGGGTCCGTCCGACTCATTCTCTATCCCGGTGCCGTTGAGCGACCGGTTGTCCCTGGAGCTGGGTGAACCGAGCAGCACGTTGCGGGCCAGCACGGTGCGCAGCGGCCCGGCGGTGGTCATCCGTGCCGGCGGCGAAGTCGACGCAGCCAATGAACACACCTGGCAGGGCCTGCTCGCCGAGGCTTCGGCGATGGCCGCCCGGCCCGGACCGCTGGTCGTCGATGTCACCGGACTGGATTTCATGGGCTGCTGCGCGTTCGCCGTGCTGGCCGACGAAGCGGAACAGTGCCGCCGCCGCGGCATCACGCTGCGATTGGTCAGCAGCGACCCCGCCATCGCCCGCATCGTGTCCGCTTGTGGTTTCGGCCAGGTGCTACCCGTTCACCCCACGACCGAATCGGCGCTGTCCGCGGCATAGCTCGGGCGGTTGTCCCGCGACTCAATAATTTTGGTGCCTGGTGCCTGTGCCGCACATTGCTAGTCTGGTTGTTGTTGCTTGACGTTGACGTCAACGCACCCGACTTGTTTGCTTCATCGGTCCGCGGGAGGTACGGCCATATGTCGGCCGAGATGGACTGGGATGACGCGGTGGGCACGGCAGATGACGTGCGGCGCATCTTCGAGAACATCCCTGCCATGGTGGTCGGCCTGGACGGGCCAGATCACCGCTTCATAGCGGTCAACGCCGCCTTCCGCGCCTTCAATCCAGCGTTGAACACTGTAGGCAAGACGGCCAAAGAAATCTATCCGGAGCTGGAAGGCCAACAGATCTACGACATGTTCGACCGGGTGTATCACACCGGTGAGTCACAGTCGGGATCTGAGTGGCGCCTTCAGGTCGACCTGCAGGGTTCCGGTCTCGAGGAGCGGTATTTCGACTTTCTTGTCACGCCCCGACGCGCCTCGGACGGATCCATCGAGGGTGTGCAGGTGCTCTTCGAAGAAGTGACCGCCCGGGTGCAGGCACGGCTCGCCGCCGAAGCCCGCGTCGAAGAACTTTCCAAGCGGTACCGCGACGTACGCGACTCGGCGATTCTTATGCAGAAGACTTTGTTGGCGCCGTCGGTTCCGCTGGTTCCCGGCGCCGACATTGCCGCTGAATACTTGGTCGCGGCAGAGGACACCGCCGCCGGCGGCGACTGGTTCGACGCGCTGCCGCTCGGCGACCGCCTGGTGCTCGTCGTCGGCGACGTCGTCGGCCATGGTGTCGAAGCCGCGGCGGTGATGTCGCAGCTGCGCACCGCGCTGCGGATGCAGCTCACCGCAGGCCAGAGCATCGTCGCAGCGCTCGAGGCGCTCGACGATTTTCACGAGCATGTGCCCGGATCGAAATCCGCCACCATCTGTCTCGCCTCGCTGGACCTGACCACAGGTGAATTCCAGTACATCACCGCCGGACACCCGCCGCCGCTGATCGTCACCGCCGATGCCAGCGCGCGGTATGTGCAACCGTCGGGCGGCGGCCCGTTGGGCAGCGGCGCCGGGTTCCCGGTTCGCTCCAAGACCCTCGACGTCGGGGACGCCGTTCTGCTGTACAGCGACGGCCTGATCGAGCGTCCGGGCCGGCCGCTGATGGCCAGCACCGCCGAGTTCGCGGACCTGGCGGGCAGTATCGCCGCCGGCACCAGGGGCTTCGTACTCGATTCACCCGCGCGTCCCATCGACCGGCTTTGTTCGGAGACACTCGAATTACTCTTGCGCTCAACGGGTTACAGCGACGACGTGACCTTACTGGCGGTGCAGCGCCGGACCCCGACGCCACCGTTGTACATCATGACGGACGCGACGATCCATGCCGCCCGGGGGATCCGGGCCAAATTGCGTGAATGGCTTTCCGAGATCGGCGCGGATTCGGCCGACGTCTCCGATGTGGTGCACGCGATCTCCGAATTCGTCGAGAACGCGGTCGAGCACGGTTACGGCACCGAGGTCACCGACGGGCTCATCGTTGAGGCGTCGTTGGGTGGCGACGGCCTGCTGCGTGCCTCGGTGATCGACCGTGGGGAATGGAAGGACCATCGCGATGGCGAGAAAGGCCGCGGGCGCGGCCTGGCGATGGCCGAGGCGCTGGTGACCGAATCGCATGTCACACACAGCCTGGACGGCACTACCGCCACGCTCAGCCACCGGCTCACGCGACCGGTGAACTTCGTCATCGACCCGGTGGCCAACCGGATCGCCCACCCGCGGGAGATAGACAGCGAGTTCGTCTCGCTGGTGACCGAGAGCGGTCGCATCGTGGTACGCGGCGAGGTCGACTCCAATACCGCCTCCACCCTCGATCGTCAGATAGCGGTCGAGAGCCGTTCCGGCATAGCCTCTTTGATGATCGACCTGAGCGCTGTCACCCACCTCGGCTCGGCGGGGGTCAGCGCCCTGGCCGCCGCGCGGGAGCGCGCCCGCAAACAGGGCGGCGAGTGCGTGCTGGTGGCGCCGCCGGGAAGCCCCGCGCACCATGTGTTGTCGCTGGTTCAGATTCCGGTCGTCAGCGGAGACTCCGAGGACATCCTCGTCGAAGACTGACCGCGCGACTACCGGGTCTTGCCGTGCCGCACCTGGTTGAACGGCACGCCACGGTCGGCGGCGTACTCCCGCGGGAAGTTCAGCACTCGCTCGCCGATGACATTGCGGGCCATCTCGGTGGTGCCGCCGCCGATCGCGACCGACTGGCGCGAGAGGTACCGGAGTCCGGATTGCAGCCCTTCGCCGACCTCTCCCACCACGCCGGCGGCCCCGGCGAGGGCCAGCGCGGTATCCATCTCCAGCATCACCGTCTCGGCGTGGAAAAGCCTGATCAGCGTTCCGCCGGCCGGCGGCAGTGAGCCGTCTTGGACACTGCGGTAGACATGATTAATCAGTTGCTCGGCGACCGCGCGGTGCACCAGCGCCCGGCCAGCCAGCTCCTGCCCCCGCTCGCTGTCGCCCTGTCCGGTCCGAGCCAGCAGATCGACATAGTCCACCGGCGTATTGTGTCCGCCCTCGCTGCCCGAGCCGCTGGCGAACTCCGAGCCCTGTCCGACGGCGCGGCGTTCGTGATAGAGCTGGCGTGACGCCACCGCCCAACCTTTGTTCACCTCACCGACCACCGCGTCGTCGCCGACGTCCACTCCGTCGAGGAACTCCTCGCAGAACTCCGCACCACCACTCACCTGGGTGATGCGCCGCAACGTGATCCCGGGGTGGTTGATCGGCACCAGGAACATGGTCAGCCCGTCATGCTTGGGCACGTCCCAGTTTGTGCGGGCGAGGCACAGCCCATAATCGGCGGCGAACGCGCTGGTGCTCCAGGTCTTGGCGCCGTTGATGACCCACCGGTCGCCCTGGCGTTCGGCGCGCGTGATCACCCCGGCCAGATCCGACCCGCCGCTCGGCTCGGACAGCAACTGCACCAGGACCTCGTCGCCACGCAACGAGGCGGCGATGTGCTGCTTCTTCTGCTCCTCGCTGCCGGTGTCGAGCAGCGTGGCGCAGCAGATGGTGAAGGTGGGGATGTTGAGGATCAACGGCATTTCGTAGTTGAGGGATTCGACGTCGAAAGCCCGCTGGTATTCGTAGTCCAACCCGAGGCCGCCGTACTCGCGCGGGAAGCAGATGCCCGCGAATCCTCCTGAGTACAAACGCTTTTGCAACTCACGCGCCCGCCGCCACGACTGCTCGGCGTCGCGGGGCACGGCCGGCGGCGATTCCGGATCGATGCGCGGCATGTTCTCGGCCAGCCAGCTTCTGGCCCGTGCGGCGAATTCGGCGACGGTCTCGGTGGAGCTCATTTCACACCCGCCCGGTACACGCTGACGTTGTGTTCTTCGGGCGTGCCGAACATGGAGCGGTACAACGTGATCCGCCGCAGATAAAGATGCAGGTCATGCTCCCAGGTGACGCCGATACCGCCGTGCATCTGCACGCACCGCTGCACGATCTCGACGCCCACCTCGCCTAGATAGGATTTGGCGATACTGGCCGACAGGCCGGCGTCCGGCGCGCGGGCGGCGACGTCGGCAACCGCCGCGGCTGTCGTCGCGCGGGCGGCCTCCAGCCACAGCTTCATGTCGGCGAACCCGTGTTTGAGCGCCTGGTAGGACGCTAGTGGCCGGCCGAAGCTGTGCCGGTCCAGCGCCCACTGCACGGTGAAGTCGAAAACGGTCTGCAGAATGCCGACCGATTCGGCACACTGCAGCACCTGCGCGATCTGGCTCTGCCGCTCGATCAGGGCAGCGGTCTCGGCGGCCGTTCCCACCGCCGCCGCGGCCACGGCGCCGTCAAACTCCACCCGCGCGTATTGCTTGACCAGGTCGACCGATTGCAGCGGTGTGATCCGTACGCCGGGCGCATCCGTCGGCACCAAGAACTGGCGCACACCCTCGGCGCTGCGCGCCACCACCAACAAGACCGCGCTCTGGGCGCCGGCCTCGACCCGGTCCTTGATGCCGTCGATGCGGTACCCGGAGCCGACGGCGGTCGCGGTCACCGTCGGGTCCCGGGGAGCCCAGCCCCGCCGCGGCTCTGACACGGCCCACGAACCCACCGTCTCGCCGGAGATGAGGGATTCGATCAAGGCCCCGTGCGTGTCCCGCTCCGCACTGTCCACCAAGGCGGCGAGCACGGTGCTGACCGGATACAGCGGTCCAGGCGCCACGGTCTTGCCCAGCAATTCGGCGATCACGGCCAGATCCGCTACCCCGTCGCCCGACACGCTGCCGCCGCCGAGTTCCTCGGGAACTAGCAGGCCCGCCCAGCCCAGTTCAGCGGCTCGGCGCCACCACGCCGGATCCCAGGATGCGCCCGCGGCGTGTAATTCCCGGACATGACGCAGCGACGCTTCTTTGGACAGGAAGGCTTGGCTGGTGGTGGTGAAGAGTATCTTTTCGGGAGAGTCGACAGCGGTCATGATGCCGACCGGACTTTCCACGGCATTCCTTCGCCGTCGCGAAGGAAGCTGGGGGAAATGATTGGGTGATTGATCATCCGCCTGATCGGTCCTTGTCGGAGTTCGCTGGCGACTCCGATGTTACCAATGGGCGATACCGTAAGAGATACCGGAGTTCAGTCGATAATGACGAACGGTGGCCGTAATGGCTGACACAGACGACGACGCGGTCCCGTCAAAGGCCGACGTGCTGGCATTGGCCGAAGAGGCCGAGGCCGAAGCAGCCGAGGCCGAAGCGCTGGCAGCTGCCGCACGCGCCAAGGCCCGCGCCGCCCGGCTTCGCCGTGAGGCTCTGGCCGCCGCCGCCGACGACAACGACGATGACGACGACGAGTACGAGTACGAGTACGACGAGTCGGAGGACTACGAAGACTACGACGAGGCGGACGAATACGACGACGCCGACGAATACGACGAGCCAGAAGACTACGACGAGTCCAAGAACTACAGCGAGGCCGAACCCGAGGCCGCGGCCACGCCGTCCCGCCGGGACCGCATGCGCGGCGCCGTGCGATTCCCCAAGCTGTCGACGATCGCCAAAGTGGTCGCGGTGCTGCTCATCCTCGGCTTCGGCGGCGTCAGCACCTACTTCATGTGGCAGCACCACCAGGCCACCGACCGGGAGCAGAAGGCAGCGGCATTCATCGCGGGCGCCAAGAAGGGCGTGGTCAATATGACCTCGCTGGACTTCAAGAAGGCCAAGGAGGACGTCCAGCGAGTCATCGACAGTTCCACCGGGGAGTTCCGCGACGACTTCCAGCAGCGCGCCGCCGACTTCACCAAGGTGGTCGAACAGTCCAAGGTGGTCACCGAGGGAACGGTCAACGCGGCAGCGGTCGAATCCATGGACGGGCGTACCGCCCAGGTCCTGGTGTCGGCGACTTCCCGCGTCACCAATTCCGCGGGCGCCAAGGACGAGCCCCGCGCGTGGCGCCTGCGGGTGACCGTGACCGAAGAGGACGGGCAGTACAAGATGTCGAAAGTTGAGTTCGTGCCGTGAGCGACGACGTGCGCGACCCCAACGCGACCAGGGACCCAGCCGACGACACGGAAACCACGGTGGTCGACACCGTCGGCGAGGAGCGGGACGACGAACGCGACGTCTACGCCGACGACCATCCCGACAACTACACCGACGAGGACGCCGACCCCTATCTGGGCAGGGACGTAACCGAGGACGCCGACGAGGACCTCGCTGCCGACGTCGAGGACGAAACGGCGGTTCACGCCTCGGAAGACGCCTCGCCCGCCGAGCCCAAGCGGAACTGGCGGCGCGATATCTGGCGCCGACAGATCACGGTGCGGCCCATCCCGGTGATCCTGATCGTGCTCGTCCTGATCTCCGGTGGTGTGACGGCGTGGCTGTACGCCCACTACTACAGGCCGGATCAGCGGACCAGCCCGAGCGTGGCGCGCGCGGCGGTCAGCGCGGCCTCGGACGGAACTGTCGCATTGTTGTCCTACTCGCCCGACAGCCTCGATAAAGACTTCGCCTCCGCCCGCTCACACCTGACCGGGGATTTCCTGTCGTATTACGACCAGTTCACCCAGCAGATCGTCGCTCCGGCGGCCAAGCAGAAGTCGTTGAAGACCTCGGCTCACGTCATGCGGGCCGCGGTGCAGGAGTTGCATCCGGACTCGGCGGTCGTGCTGGTCTTCGTGGACCAGAGCACCACCAGCAAGGACAACCCCGAACCGTCGATGGCGGCCAGCAGCGCGCTGGTGAACCTGGCCCTGGTCGACGGGAAGTGGCTGATCACCAAGTTCACCCCGGTATAGCCGGGCGGCCCCGCGCTACAGGCTCCCGGACGACGCCGAGTGTGAACTCACGGCGATAAGTTGGGCCGTATTTCACCCTGTCGTCACGCTCGGCGCGTGGGTCGGACGGCGAACGCGCGCCGCAGCGTCTGGGCGTGCAATGCCCGGTTCTCCTGCGAGACAATCCAATCCGGCACCACGGAGTCGAAGCCGTGGAACGTTGCGGCGATGACGTGCAGGCTGGCGGGCACGTAAGCGTGCAGTAGCCGGTTCGCGTAGTCGATGGCCTCGTCGCGGCACGGGTCGACGTCCGAGCAGCTGACGAACGCCGGCGGCAATCCCTCCAGGTTCGCGCGGTGCGCGGGCACCAGTTGCCCGGTGGCGGTGGCGTGCCCGAGGTAGTGCCCCCATCCCCGGCTGACGGCCGGCCCGGTGAGCCCCGGCGTGCGCTGGAACTCCCGGCGCGAGGGCGTCGCGTCGGAATCGAGCATGGGCTGATGCAGGATCTGCACGGCGATGCGCGGCCCCTCCGCGTCGAACACGCGCTGGGCCACTCCGGCGACCAGCGCACCACCGGCATCGCGGCCCATCACGGCCAGGTGAGCGGCGTCGATGTCCAGGTCGGACGCGTGCTCGATGGCGTACCACAGCGCCGCTTCGACATCGTCGAGTGCGGCCGGGCACGGGTTTTCGGGCGCAAGCCGGTAGTCGACCGACACCAACAGGCAGCCGGCGTCGCGGGCCAATTCGACGCAGTGCGCATGGTCGGTGTCCAGGTTGCCGGTGACGAAGGCGCCGCCATGGGCGTAGATCACCAGCGGCGCGCCGGCGCCGGCGGCACCTCGGTAGAGCCGTAGCTTCAATTCGCCGCCGTCCGGTCCGGGAATCGATCGCGACTCCACAGTGACTCCGGTGGTGTCGACCGCGGCGGCCCGCTCGGCGGCGGCGGTATCAGCACGCTCCCGCTCGCCCGGCAGGGTGTCGGCGCTGAACTCGACCATCTCCAGCTTGGTGGCGGCGTCTCTGAGCTCGGGATCGATACGGCCAAGGCCCTGCGGCCGGGTGAGATTCGTTTGTGTCATGCCCTCTGATCTTCCGGACTTGTACGGCTAATCGAGAACGGTACCGCCGTCGACGCGCTCTCCGGGCAGGGCCTTGACGGTGGCGGGCAGGCCGTAGAGCGCGGTGGCATTGCCGCGCATGATCCGCTCCCGCTGGTCGCGTGGGAACCGGTTGATCGCATACCCCGGGGAGTCGTAGCTCCAGTGCGGGTAGTCCGTGGAGAACATCAGGTTGTCGCCGAGGTCCATCATCTCGAGGTACTCGCGGAACTGCACGGTGTCGACGTCTTCGAGCGGTTGGGTGGTGAACCGCACGTGCTCACGCACATAATCCGACGGGCGCCGACGCACGTGCGGAAGGTCGCTGCGGCGCGCCGCCCAGATCCGGTCCATCCGGGACATCACCGGCATGGCCCAGGTGAAGCCACCCTCGATGAACACCACCCGCAGTTCGGGATGGCGGTCGAACGCGCCGTCGAACACCAGGCTCATCAGATGCGAGACATACAGCAGCGGCCAGGAGGCGAAGAAGTCATGCCAGTGCGCGGGATTGCCCACCGGGTACAGCGGGATCAGCTCGAACGGCGTCTGACCCATCAGGTGGGTGGCCACGGGCAGGCCGTTGCGCGCCGCCGCCGCATACAGCGGGTCGAAATGCGGGTTGCCGAAGGGGATTCCACGCGTCTGCGGCGTCATCAGCACCTGATGCATATACGGATGACCTGCCCACCGCTCGACCTCGCGGGCCGCCTGCTCGGGCGTCTGCGCGCTGACACTTATCGACCCGCGCCAGCGGCCGTGCCCGTTGTGCTTGTCCAGCCACACGTCGGCCAGCCAGTCGTTGTAGGTCGACTTCAGCACGTGCTCGGCCTGCGGCAACTGCGCGTCGCACATCGGCTCCAAGGACGCGATGCTCACGCCGGCGTCGAGCAGCAACTGCTTGGCGGCGTGGTCGGGGTCGCTGCCGGCGAATCCGCCGCCCGGCGGGGCGGCGTCCAACCGCATCGACATCGTCTTGTACGAGTCCGGGGTGTCGTAGAAATGCGGCACCGGTGTCACCGCGTTGCGGGTCGGCCAGATCTTGTCCACCCAGTCGGCGGGGGCGTAGGACTTCAGGACGTCGGTCGAGACGGGCAGCGGGTGCACATCGGTGTCGACGACGGTGACCGCCACCTGCTGCGCTGCGTCCGGCTCGGAGCGTTCCACGATCGTCACAACGTGCTTCCTTCATTCACCGTCAATCCGTACAGCTCACCGGCGTTGCGCCACAACACTTTTTCCCGCTGTTCGGCAGCCAGCCCGTCGGTCACCGCCCCCGCTTGCGTGGTGGACCAGTGCGGGTAGCTCGACCCGTACATCACGAGGTCGGCCTTGTCGGAGTAGTCGATCCACCGGCCCGCATGCGTGGTCTCGGCCGGCCCGTCGAACGCCGAGGAGCAGAACCGGACATGGCCCGGCAGGTATTCACTCGGATAGCGGTCCACCCACGGCGTCTGGTCTCGCATCGACAGCCAGAAGGTGTCCAGCCGCCACATCAGCGGGGTGAGGATGTCGTAGCCGCCGTCGGCGAACACGAACTTCAACCCGGGATGGCGTCCGAACACACCCTCGACGATCAACGTGGCCAGGTGCACGAAGTAGTTCAACGGCATGAAGGCCGCATAGCCCGGATAGGTGTGCGCATGCCCGGCGAAAGTAGGCGGATAGTCCACGCCGTTGCCGCCGTTGATATGCACCGCCACCGGCAGGCCGTGAGCGGCCGCGGCCTCCCAGATGGGTTCGAACATCGGCTTGCCGAAGGGCTCACGCGACTGCATCGGAACCCCGACCTGCAGCAGCTTGGGATGGCCGGCCAGGCGCTCGATCTCGGCGACCGCGCCTCTCGGGTCTTCCGGGTTGACCCGGATGGTGCCCCGGAACCGGTTCGCCTTGTCCGGCTCGAGCCACCGGTCCAGCAGCCAGTCGTTGACCGCGGCGCAGATACGGCTGTTCAGCAGGTAGTCGGCGATGTTGCCACGGGTCAGCGGGTTGAGGATGGCGTAGCTGGCGCCCCCCTCGTCGAAAAGGTGCCGGCTGACGATCTCGGGATCCGACCCCGGGTATCCCCCACCGTAGAGATCGGCCCGGTAGTCGCCGCCGGGCGCCTGGTACCACTGCTTTTCGACGTCGGGGATCGAGCGCAGCTTGTGGGCGGCGGGGAGGTATCGCCGGATCTCGGCGTTGTAACGGAAATACGGTTGCACGTTCGTGTCGATGATCATGCGTTCACATACACCTGTCCGTCAGAAACATCGACCTGGTAAGTGCGGACGCGCCGGGACGGATCGGCCACGTTGCGTCCGGTGGTGATGTCGAATTCCCAGTTGTGCCAGGGGCATCGCACGATCTGACCGTCGCGCACGCGGCGTACCCCGTCGGGTTCATCGGGTGCGGGCTCGTTGGTGCCACCGACCAGGCCCAGACACAACGGCGCGCCCTCGTGCGAGCAGTAATTCAGGATCGCGTACAGCGCCCCGCGCACGTTGTAGACGCCTA harbors:
- a CDS encoding amidohydrolase family protein, with product MPSRELSFPVFDADNHMYEPQEALTKFLPDNRKRVIDYVQVRGRTKIVVRGHISEYIPNPTFEVVARPGAQEDYFRNGAQGKSYREILGEPMKAIPAFREPGARLEVMDELGIDYALMFPTLASLVEERMKDDPEMTHDVIHALNQWMYEQWSFNYQDRIFATPVITLPIVERALEELEWCLERGARTVLVRPAPVPGYKGSRSFGLEEFDPFWQACVKAELPVSMHASDSGYSEFANVWEPGDEFLPFKPTPFRSFAMGHRPILDAMGALVCHGALSRNPELRILSIENGADWVPDLFKGLKGVYKKMPQSFSEDPVEAFKRCVYITPFWEDRFAEIVRMVGTDRVLFGSDWPHPEGLKDPISFVDELTDFDEADIAKIMGGNLMKLMKVSASARKPVSA
- a CDS encoding anti-sigma factor antagonist; amino-acid sequence: MNLGPSDSFSIPVPLSDRLSLELGEPSSTLRASTVRSGPAVVIRAGGEVDAANEHTWQGLLAEASAMAARPGPLVVDVTGLDFMGCCAFAVLADEAEQCRRRGITLRLVSSDPAIARIVSACGFGQVLPVHPTTESALSAA
- a CDS encoding SpoIIE family protein phosphatase; translated protein: MSAEMDWDDAVGTADDVRRIFENIPAMVVGLDGPDHRFIAVNAAFRAFNPALNTVGKTAKEIYPELEGQQIYDMFDRVYHTGESQSGSEWRLQVDLQGSGLEERYFDFLVTPRRASDGSIEGVQVLFEEVTARVQARLAAEARVEELSKRYRDVRDSAILMQKTLLAPSVPLVPGADIAAEYLVAAEDTAAGGDWFDALPLGDRLVLVVGDVVGHGVEAAAVMSQLRTALRMQLTAGQSIVAALEALDDFHEHVPGSKSATICLASLDLTTGEFQYITAGHPPPLIVTADASARYVQPSGGGPLGSGAGFPVRSKTLDVGDAVLLYSDGLIERPGRPLMASTAEFADLAGSIAAGTRGFVLDSPARPIDRLCSETLELLLRSTGYSDDVTLLAVQRRTPTPPLYIMTDATIHAARGIRAKLREWLSEIGADSADVSDVVHAISEFVENAVEHGYGTEVTDGLIVEASLGGDGLLRASVIDRGEWKDHRDGEKGRGRGLAMAEALVTESHVTHSLDGTTATLSHRLTRPVNFVIDPVANRIAHPREIDSEFVSLVTESGRIVVRGEVDSNTASTLDRQIAVESRSGIASLMIDLSAVTHLGSAGVSALAAARERARKQGGECVLVAPPGSPAHHVLSLVQIPVVSGDSEDILVED
- a CDS encoding acyl-CoA dehydrogenase family protein, producing the protein MSSTETVAEFAARARSWLAENMPRIDPESPPAVPRDAEQSWRRARELQKRLYSGGFAGICFPREYGGLGLDYEYQRAFDVESLNYEMPLILNIPTFTICCATLLDTGSEEQKKQHIAASLRGDEVLVQLLSEPSGGSDLAGVITRAERQGDRWVINGAKTWSTSAFAADYGLCLARTNWDVPKHDGLTMFLVPINHPGITLRRITQVSGGAEFCEEFLDGVDVGDDAVVGEVNKGWAVASRQLYHERRAVGQGSEFASGSGSEGGHNTPVDYVDLLARTGQGDSERGQELAGRALVHRAVAEQLINHVYRSVQDGSLPPAGGTLIRLFHAETVMLEMDTALALAGAAGVVGEVGEGLQSGLRYLSRQSVAIGGGTTEMARNVIGERVLNFPREYAADRGVPFNQVRHGKTR
- a CDS encoding acyl-CoA dehydrogenase family protein — protein: MTAVDSPEKILFTTTSQAFLSKEASLRHVRELHAAGASWDPAWWRRAAELGWAGLLVPEELGGGSVSGDGVADLAVIAELLGKTVAPGPLYPVSTVLAALVDSAERDTHGALIESLISGETVGSWAVSEPRRGWAPRDPTVTATAVGSGYRIDGIKDRVEAGAQSAVLLVVARSAEGVRQFLVPTDAPGVRITPLQSVDLVKQYARVEFDGAVAAAAVGTAAETAALIERQSQIAQVLQCAESVGILQTVFDFTVQWALDRHSFGRPLASYQALKHGFADMKLWLEAARATTAAAVADVAARAPDAGLSASIAKSYLGEVGVEIVQRCVQMHGGIGVTWEHDLHLYLRRITLYRSMFGTPEEHNVSVYRAGVK
- a CDS encoding alpha/beta hydrolase, which codes for MTQTNLTRPQGLGRIDPELRDAATKLEMVEFSADTLPGERERADTAAAERAAAVDTTGVTVESRSIPGPDGGELKLRLYRGAAGAGAPLVIYAHGGAFVTGNLDTDHAHCVELARDAGCLLVSVDYRLAPENPCPAALDDVEAALWYAIEHASDLDIDAAHLAVMGRDAGGALVAGVAQRVFDAEGPRIAVQILHQPMLDSDATPSRREFQRTPGLTGPAVSRGWGHYLGHATATGQLVPAHRANLEGLPPAFVSCSDVDPCRDEAIDYANRLLHAYVPASLHVIAATFHGFDSVVPDWIVSQENRALHAQTLRRAFAVRPTRRA
- a CDS encoding amidohydrolase family protein; protein product: MTIVERSEPDAAQQVAVTVVDTDVHPLPVSTDVLKSYAPADWVDKIWPTRNAVTPVPHFYDTPDSYKTMSMRLDAAPPGGGFAGSDPDHAAKQLLLDAGVSIASLEPMCDAQLPQAEHVLKSTYNDWLADVWLDKHNGHGRWRGSISVSAQTPEQAAREVERWAGHPYMHQVLMTPQTRGIPFGNPHFDPLYAAAARNGLPVATHLMGQTPFELIPLYPVGNPAHWHDFFASWPLLYVSHLMSLVFDGAFDRHPELRVVFIEGGFTWAMPVMSRMDRIWAARRSDLPHVRRRPSDYVREHVRFTTQPLEDVDTVQFREYLEMMDLGDNLMFSTDYPHWSYDSPGYAINRFPRDQRERIMRGNATALYGLPATVKALPGERVDGGTVLD
- a CDS encoding amidohydrolase family protein produces the protein MIIDTNVQPYFRYNAEIRRYLPAAHKLRSIPDVEKQWYQAPGGDYRADLYGGGYPGSDPEIVSRHLFDEGGASYAILNPLTRGNIADYLLNSRICAAVNDWLLDRWLEPDKANRFRGTIRVNPEDPRGAVAEIERLAGHPKLLQVGVPMQSREPFGKPMFEPIWEAAAAHGLPVAVHINGGNGVDYPPTFAGHAHTYPGYAAFMPLNYFVHLATLIVEGVFGRHPGLKFVFADGGYDILTPLMWRLDTFWLSMRDQTPWVDRYPSEYLPGHVRFCSSAFDGPAETTHAGRWIDYSDKADLVMYGSSYPHWSTTQAGAVTDGLAAEQREKVLWRNAGELYGLTVNEGSTL
- a CDS encoding Rieske (2Fe-2S) protein, whose amino-acid sequence is MPQRRLVCTVDELPPGAMKLVDIGRFGVGVYNVRGALYAILNYCSHEGAPLCLGLVGGTNEPAPDEPDGVRRVRDGQIVRCPWHNWEFDITTGRNVADPSRRVRTYQVDVSDGQVYVNA